One Streptomyces sp. RPA4-2 genomic window carries:
- a CDS encoding alpha/beta fold hydrolase translates to MTEFLNVDGGTIAYEVSGTAGPLVVVAHGMGDSREAYRFFTPALVEAGYRVAAVDLRGHGESSVGWASYTRTDLAGDLIALVKHLGGPAILVGHSIAGGAVTIAAAKAPDLVTALVELAPFTRKQQIRLGDFRVAGYRRGATHLMGTTILGSTRQWAKYLDAAYPGPKPADWDTRMGQITAMLEEPGRMKVLQAMGKISPADAGEQLGNVTCPVLVVQGTLDPDWASPQAEGEAIVADLRTGLGRLEMIEGAGHYPHVQFPQQTLTAVLAFLAGVRA, encoded by the coding sequence GTGACCGAGTTCCTGAACGTCGACGGCGGGACCATCGCGTACGAGGTGAGCGGGACCGCCGGGCCGCTGGTGGTGGTCGCCCACGGCATGGGCGACAGCCGCGAGGCCTACCGGTTCTTCACCCCCGCCCTCGTGGAGGCTGGGTATCGAGTCGCCGCGGTGGACCTGCGCGGCCACGGCGAGTCCAGCGTCGGCTGGGCGTCCTACACGCGCACCGACCTCGCGGGGGACCTGATCGCCCTGGTGAAGCACCTCGGCGGGCCGGCGATACTCGTCGGCCACTCCATCGCCGGCGGCGCGGTCACCATCGCCGCGGCCAAGGCCCCGGACCTCGTCACCGCGCTGGTCGAACTCGCGCCCTTCACCCGCAAGCAGCAGATCCGGCTCGGCGACTTTCGGGTGGCCGGCTACCGCCGCGGCGCTACCCATCTCATGGGCACCACCATCCTCGGCAGTACCCGGCAATGGGCCAAGTACCTTGACGCCGCCTACCCCGGCCCCAAGCCCGCGGACTGGGACACGCGCATGGGGCAGATCACCGCGATGCTGGAGGAGCCCGGCCGGATGAAGGTCCTGCAGGCGATGGGCAAGATCTCCCCCGCCGACGCCGGTGAGCAGCTGGGCAACGTCACCTGCCCGGTGCTCGTCGTGCAGGGCACCCTCGACCCCGACTGGGCCTCACCGCAGGCCGAGGGCGAGGCGATCGTCGCCGACCTGCGGACCGGTCTGGGCCGGCTGGAGATGATCGAGGGGGCCGGTCACTACCCGCACGTCCAGTTCCCTCAGCAGACCCTCACCGCGGTCCTGGCCTTCCTGGCAGGCGTCCGTGCCTAG